From the Deltaproteobacteria bacterium genome, one window contains:
- a CDS encoding RidA family protein, with protein MSIEVIHTNKAPAAIGPYEQAIKANGFVYTAGQIALVPETGELVAGGVEDQARRVLDNVTAVLEAAGTSWDNAVKTTIYLNDMADFGAVNAIYEGYLGSSKPARTTVAVAGLPKAALVEVDVVALA; from the coding sequence ATGTCCATCGAAGTGATCCATACGAACAAGGCGCCCGCGGCCATCGGCCCTTACGAGCAGGCCATCAAGGCCAACGGGTTCGTCTACACCGCGGGACAGATCGCGCTGGTGCCCGAGACCGGCGAGTTGGTGGCGGGGGGCGTGGAAGACCAGGCGCGCCGGGTCCTGGACAACGTCACCGCGGTCCTGGAAGCCGCCGGCACCTCCTGGGACAATGCCGTGAAAACGACCATCTACCTGAACGACATGGCCGACTTCGGCGCCGTCAACGCCATCTACGAGGGCTACCTGGGTTCCAGCAAGCCCGCCCGCACAACGGTGGCGGTGGCGGGGCTGCCGAAAGCGGCGTTGGTGGAGGTCGACGTCGTGGCGCTGGCGTAG
- a CDS encoding HNH endonuclease: MTPDPDAFLVPVTEEEIRRERRKARELRESQWWKNRTSQGVCAHCGGRFPPRELTMDHLVPVIRGGKSTKGNVVPSCKTCNTARKHSLPF, from the coding sequence ATGACGCCGGACCCCGATGCCTTCCTCGTCCCGGTCACCGAGGAGGAGATCCGCCGCGAGCGCCGGAAGGCTCGGGAGCTGCGCGAGAGCCAGTGGTGGAAGAACCGGACCAGCCAAGGCGTTTGCGCTCACTGCGGCGGCCGGTTCCCGCCGCGCGAGCTGACCATGGACCACCTCGTGCCCGTCATCCGTGGCGGGAAGAGCACCAAGGGCAACGTCGTGCCGAGTTGCAAGACTTGCAACACCGCCAGGAAACACAGCCTGCCGTTCTGA
- a CDS encoding sulfite exporter TauE/SafE family protein produces the protein MTDPLTAAIIFAVFLLAGGVKGLVGFGLPTVSLGLLTVAFDLTTAMVLLLVPSFATNVWQAAVGGNGRAILSRIWPFLVTATGTVWIGALALARVDLAWLSALLGLLLVIYAGLNLAGVRMTLTSRQETCWGPLIGIVNGVVTGMTGSFVVPGVLYLQAIGLSRDMLVQAMGIFFTLSTVALALALRGNGVLDLSFGAWSGAALAPAALGMAAGQRIRKRLSEERFRQILFVGLLMLGAYITARSALTLA, from the coding sequence ATGACCGACCCGCTGACCGCCGCCATCATCTTCGCCGTTTTCCTGCTCGCGGGCGGCGTCAAGGGTCTGGTGGGCTTCGGCCTGCCCACGGTGAGCCTCGGCCTGCTGACCGTGGCCTTCGACCTCACCACCGCCATGGTGCTGCTGTTGGTGCCATCCTTTGCCACCAACGTCTGGCAGGCGGCCGTGGGCGGCAACGGCCGCGCCATCCTGTCGCGCATCTGGCCTTTCCTGGTCACGGCGACCGGCACGGTGTGGATCGGCGCCCTGGCGCTGGCGCGGGTGGACCTGGCGTGGCTGTCGGCACTGCTGGGGCTGCTGCTGGTGATTTACGCGGGGCTGAATCTGGCCGGTGTGCGCATGACGCTCACCTCCCGGCAAGAGACTTGCTGGGGCCCCTTGATCGGCATCGTCAACGGGGTCGTGACCGGGATGACCGGGTCCTTCGTCGTGCCCGGTGTCCTGTACCTTCAGGCCATCGGCCTCTCCCGCGACATGCTGGTGCAGGCCATGGGCATATTCTTCACGCTGTCGACGGTGGCGCTGGCCTTGGCGCTCCGGGGCAACGGTGTGCTCGACCTGTCCTTCGGCGCCTGGTCCGGGGCGGCACTGGCGCCCGCGGCCCTCGGCATGGCAGCCGGCCAGCGCATCCGCAAGCGGCTCTCCGAGGAGCGCTTCCGGCAGATTCTCTTTGTGGGCCTGTTGATGCTGGGGGCCTACATCACCGCGCGATCGGCGTTGACCCTGGCGTGA